The following proteins come from a genomic window of Salvia hispanica cultivar TCC Black 2014 chromosome 4, UniMelb_Shisp_WGS_1.0, whole genome shotgun sequence:
- the LOC125221046 gene encoding uncharacterized protein LOC125221046, whose translation MDGCMLTRSKGQPLELFDPEIETFNRRRNAQRRLNRKRSISPLKREPRIPVAITIADNGENNAPHPDPVVQQLQLQLADLVKQVKEKNELQATVPVQNMYAYREVENPPIGNDGIDANHFELKPGLLNMAEANAFAGNANEDPNKHLTKFIQISNTVKLNGVRDELIRLRLFSFSLRDDARDWYDSMGSGSVKTWDAMVDLFLEKYFPPSEVLKRQAEIIQFQMKPHETIREAWARFKTLLKRCPKHGLSPGHQVITFYRGCTPDAMRELNWSAGGALLQLGENDAMQVIEIVASTDEGWNNERNKSYRVASATEDDRIDRMSKQLDLLTTQLGIMEMRQPGPELQGGVEGVNYVHQGGNNMNFNNYRHNQGGGNYNNYGNKVHPNLSYGNPHNTLQPPPGFTVSNGLVEQQKKPTTEDILATFMNQTTKYMEKTNKYMESTSQRLGKVENDVQSLNVHMKSIDTQISQISQVVGVQHQPGQFPAQTINNPKDCKAIHLRGGKSYEGPSMPVEEKKSTPEEDVRAEGNSMGKNKVEIQTKKDAVPEKLPPPSIPTTVRVPFPFAVKKKKLDEQFSKFLGIFRKTNALCDLGASINLMPLSFFRKMKIGTLKPTTITLQMADRSVTYPKGIVEDVQVKVHIFIFPVDFVVLDMEEDMNVPLILGRPFLATGKALIDIAKGELTLRMGNKRHILSIYNAMKSRKDEELIMKMECKVVHVVKVQKTQAIESALGDFSLPRWMFGSCGESLSKEETAPNSKVKEKKTKAANTPTEYSCTQPCMYL comes from the exons gTTGTATGCTCACTCGCTCTAAGGGGCAACCATTAGAGTTATTCGATCCTGAGATCGAAACATTCAACCGAAGGAGAAACGCTCAGAGAAGGCTCAACCGAAAGCGATCAATTTCGCCTCTTAAGAGAGAACCGCGTATTCCTGTTGCGATAACAATAGCGGACAACGGAGAGAACAATGCACCACATCCAGATCCGGTAGTCCAACAACTCCAATTACAACTTGCAGATTTGGTGAAACaggttaaagaaaaaaatgaactacAAGCCACAGTGCCAGTGCAAAACATGTACGCTTACAGAGAGGTGGAGAACCCACCAATTGGCAATGATGGGATCGATGCCAATCATTTTGAGCTCAAGCCAGGATTGCTTAATATGGCTGAGGCTAATGCTTTTGCGGGGAATGCCAACGAAGATCCCAACAAGCATCTCACTAAGTTTATTCAGATCAGTAACACGGTGAAGCTTAATGGGGTGAGAGATGAACTAATCAGATTAAGGTTATTCTCATTTTCCTTGAGAGATGATGCCAGAGACTGGTACGACAGCATGGGGTCAGGATCTGTTAAAACTTGGGATGCCATGGTAGACTTATTTTTGGAGAAGTACTTCCCACCCAGCGAAGTTCTAAAAAGGCAAGCAGAGATAATTCAGTTCCAGATGAAACCTCATGAGACAATCCGAGAAGCATGGGCTAGATTCAAGACACTGCTGAAAAGATGCCCCAAGCATGGTCTAAGTCCGGGACACCAAGTCATAACTTTTTACAGGGGGTGTACTCCAGATGCAATGCGTGAACTGAATTGGAGTGCAGGAGGAGCACTCCTTCAATTAGGAGAGAATGATGCCATGCAAGTGATTGAGATAGTAGCTTCCACTGATGAAGGATGGAATAATGAAAGAAACAAGTCATACAGGGTGGCCTCTGCTACAGAAGATGATAGGATAGACAGAATGTCAAAGCAGCTAGATCTTTTGACCACTCAACTGGGGATCATGGAGATGAGGCAACCTGGACCAGAACTGCAAGGAGGAGTTGAAGGTGTCAACTATGTGCACCAAGGGGGGAATAACATGAACTTCAACAACTATCGCCACAACCAAGGTGGTGGTAACTATAACAACTATGGTAACAAAGTGCACCCCAATCTCTCATATGGGAATCCACACAATACTCTACAACCACCGCCAGGATTCACAGTGTCTAATGGGTTGGTAGAACAGCAAAAAAAGCCTACTACTGAAGATATCTTGGCAACATTCATGAATCAGACTACCAAGTACATGGAGAAAACTAACAAGTACATGGAGAGCACTAGTCAAAGGTTGGGGAAGGTTGAAAACGACGTGCAAAGCTTGAATGTGCATATGAAGAGCATTGATACTCAGATTAGTCAAATTTCTCAAGTTGTAGGTGTCCAACATCAGCCAGGGCAATTTCCAGCACAGACCATAAACAATCCCAAAGACTGCAAGGCCATACACTTGAGAGGTGGTAAAAGCTATGAAGGACCTTCCATGCCTGTAGAGGAAAAGAAGAGTACTCCAGAGGAAGATGTCAGAGCAGAAGGGAATTCCATGGGAAAGAATAAGGTGGAAATTCAGACCAAGAAAGACGCAGTGCCAGAAAAGCTGCCCCCTCCCTCCATTCCTACGACAGTTAGAGTGCCCTTCCCATTTgcggtgaagaagaagaagttggaTGAGCAATTCTCCAAATTTCTCGGTATTTTTAGGAAG ACAAATGCACTGTGTGATCTGGGGGCGAGCATAAATTTGATgccattatcatttttcagaAAGATGAAGATCGGCACTCTCAAGCCGACTACAATCACACTGCAGATGGCAGATAGATCAGTCACCTATCCTAAAGGAATTGTTGAGGATGTTCAGGTGAAGGTACATATCTTCATATTTCCCGTCGATTTTGTAGTGTTGGATATGGAGGAAGACATGAATGTGCCGCTTATCCTAGGGCGCCCATTCCTAGCAACGGGAAAAGCATTGATAGATATAGCAAAGGGAGAGCTCACTCTTCGTATGGGCAACAAACGACACATTTTGTCTATCTATAATGCTATGAAGAGTCGTAAAGATGAGGAACTTATTATGAAGATGGAGTGCAAAGTTGTGCATGTTGTGAAGGTCCAAAAGACACAAGCAATTGAGTCCGCATTGGGAGATTTTTCATTGCCGCGGTGGATGTTTGGTTCATGTGGTGAATCACTTTCAAAAGAAGAGACTGCACCAAATTCTAaagtgaaggagaaaaaaacaaaagctgCAAATACACCCACTGAGTACTcatgtactcagccctgcatgtatttgtaa